A genomic window from Gossypium hirsutum isolate 1008001.06 chromosome D12, Gossypium_hirsutum_v2.1, whole genome shotgun sequence includes:
- the LOC107913442 gene encoding 60S ribosomal protein L7a-2: MGPKRGGKVAVPAKKKQEKVVNPLFEKRPKQFGIGGALPPKKDLHRFVKWPKVVRIQRKKRILKQRLKVPPALNQFTKTLDKNLATSLFKLLLKYRPEDKAAKKERLLKKAQAEAEGKAPESKKPIVVKYGLNHVTYLIEQNKAQLVVIAHDVDPIELVVWLPALCRKMEVPYCIVKGKSRLGSIVHKKTASVLCLTTVKNEDKLDFSKILEAIKANFNDKYDEYRKKWGGGIMGSKSQARTKAKEKLLAKEAAQRMT, encoded by the exons TGGAAAGGTGGCCGTCCCAGCCAAGAAGAAACAA GAGAAGGTTGTCAATCCATTGTTTGAGAAGCGTCCAAAGCAGTTTGGTATTGGAGGGGCTCTACCTCCAAAGAAGGATTTGCATCGGTTTGTGAAGTGGCCAAAGGTTGTCCGCATTCAAAGGAAAAAGAGAATCCTTAAGCAGAGGTTGAAGGTCCCACCTGCATTGAACCAGTTTACCAAGACTCTTGATAAGAACCTTG caACAAGTTTGTTTAAGTTGCTTCTCAAGTACAGGCCAGAGGACAAGGCAGCCAAGAAGGAACGTCTCCTGAAAAAGGCCCAAGCTGAGGCTGAAGGAAAAGCCCCCGAGTCTAAGAAACCAATTGTTGTGAAATATGGACTTAACCATGTTACCTACCTTATTGAGCAG AACAAGGCTCAATTGGTGGTTATTGCTCATGATGTGGATCCGATAGAGTTGGTGGTGTGGCTCCCTGCTTTGTGCAGAAAAATGGAAGTGCCTTATTGCATCGTCAAGGGGAAATCACGTTTGGGATCG ATTGTCCACAAGAAAACTGCTTCAGTCCTGTGCTTGACCACAGTCAAGAATGAGGATAAGTTGGACTTCAGCAAAATCCTCGAGGCGATCAAG GCGAACTTCAATGATAAGTACGATGAGTACAGGAAGAAGTGGGGAGGTGGTATCATGGGATCCAAGTCACAGGCCCGAACCAAGGCAAAGGAGAAGCTTCTTGCAAAGGAAGCTGCACAGAGGATGACTTAA